The following coding sequences lie in one Eriocheir sinensis breed Jianghai 21 chromosome 19, ASM2467909v1, whole genome shotgun sequence genomic window:
- the LOC127000526 gene encoding uncharacterized protein LOC127000526 encodes MSSVKVLAAVLALVAAGVARPDHGAAQPAPQPTYDAPLPPPTYDPPPPPPPPTYAPPPPPTYAPPPPPTYVPPPPPTYAPPPPSTYAPPPPPKYGHPEPETAKPTYSFDWAVKDDYSGNDFGHKETRDGYNTEGSYYVLLPDGRVEKVTYTVNGDSGFVATVEFEGEAKVEEKPYGQTPTPTYGQTHPPAYAITHAPAYA; translated from the exons ATGTCTTCTGTCAAG GTTCTTGCCGCCGTGCTCGCCCTCGTGGCCGCCGGCGTCGCCCGCCCAGACCACGGCGCAGCCCAACCTGCCCCCCAGCCTACCTATGATGCACCCCTGCCGCCACCCACCTatgaccctcccccccctcctcccccccctacctatgcccctcctcccccacctacctatgcccctccacccccacctacctatgtccctcctcccccacccacttATGCCCCCCCTCCACCATCCACCTatgccccccctccaccacccaagTATGGTCACCCTGAGCCAGAGACAGCG AAACCCACCTACTCCTTCGACTGGGCCGTCAAGGACGACTACTCCGGCAACGACTTCGGTCACAAGGAGACCCGCGACGGCTACAACACCGAGGGCTCCTACTACGTGCTGCTGCCCGACGGCCGCGTCGAGAAGGTCACCTACACCGTCAACGGCGACTCCGGCTTCGTGGCCACCGTCGAGTTCGAGGGCGAGGCCAAGGTGGAGGAGAAGCCCTATGGCCAAACGCCCACCCCAACTTACGGCCAGACGCATCCCCCGGCGTATGCCATCACTCATGCTCCGGCTTACGCCTAA
- the LOC127000539 gene encoding pro-resilin-like isoform X4, with amino-acid sequence MSLKVALLSALVAAALARPDNPPPSYGPPAPSYHAPTPTYHAPSPDAPPKYDFNYAVKDEYSSNDFGAQEARDGYNTQGSYYVLLPDGRLQRVSYTVNGDSGFVADVTYEGEAQYPQQSYGAPAPSYGKPAPSYGTPGPSYQ; translated from the exons ATGTCTCTCAAG GTCGCCCTGTTGTCCGCCCTCGTGGCCGCCGCCCTAGCCCGCCCCGACAACCCACCACCTTCTTACGGCCCCCCCGCTCCCTCCTAccacgcccccacgcccaccTACCACGCCCCCTCCCCCGAC GCGCCGCCCAAGTACGACTTCAACTACGCCGTCAAGGACGAATACTCGAGTAACGACTTCGGTGCCCAGGAGGCCCGCGACGGCTACAACACCCAAGGTTCCTACTATGTCCTCCTCCCCGACGGCCGCCTCCAGCGCGTCTCCTACACCGTCAACGGCGACTCCGGCTTCGTGGCCGACGTCACCTACGAGGGCGAAGCCCAGTATCCCCAGCAGAGCTACGGCGCCCCCGCCCCATCCTACGGCAAACCCGCTCCCTCCTATGGCACCCCTGGCCCCTCCTACCAGTAA
- the LOC127000522 gene encoding uncharacterized protein LOC127000522: protein MYTWQRQRVFKAAFCRHGQQCHLCIGWIMSSLKVVAAVLALVAAGAARPDHGAGAGGHDNGAATHTGYGAPPPPPPATYGAPPPTIYGQPEPENAPPKYEFNWEVKDQDSGNDFGQQESRDGDNTEGSYHVLLPDGRIQKVTYTATKDGGYLATVVFEGEIKQEHKGYGESSPPPQTYGPPTTPPAQTYGPPTTPPATYGLPTTPPATYGPPTTPPSIYGPPTPPPTTYGQPAAPGHA, encoded by the exons ATGTATACGTGGCAGAGGCAGCGGGTATTTAAGGCCGCGTTCTGCAGACATGGGCAGCAGTGTCACCTCTGCATTGGCTGGATCATGTCTTCCCTCAAG GTTGTTGCCGCCGTGCTCGCCCTCGTGGCAGCCGGCGCCGCCCGCCCAGACCACGGGGCGGGAGCTGGGGGACACGACAACGGCGCTGCCACTCACACCGGCTATGgagctcctccgccgcctcctccggcCACCTACGGGGCACCTCCACCCACCATCTACGGTCAACCCGAGCCAGAGAATGCG CCACCCAAGTACGAATTCAACTGGGAGGTGAAGGACCAAGACTCCGGTAACGACTTCGGCCAACAGGAGTCCCGCGACGGCGACAACACCGAGGGATCCTACCACGTCCTCCTCCCCGACGGCCGCATCCAGAAGGTCACGTACACAGCGACCAAGGACGGCGGCTACTTGGCAACGGTGGTGTTCGAGGGGGAGATCAAACAGGAGCACAAGGGTTACGGCGAAAGCAGCCCCCCGCCCCAAACCTACGGACCACCAACCACCCCACCTGCCCAAACCTACGGACCACCAACCACCCCACCTGCCACCTATGGCCTGCCTACCACTCCCCCTGCCACCTACGGCCCACCCACCACTCCCCCTTCCATTTAcggcccccctaccccccctcccactACTTACGGTCAACCGGCTGCTCCCGGCCACGCCTAG
- the LOC127000945 gene encoding pro-resilin-like — translation MWGATVKEGVQNPVYSYEWVVNDHYSGIDFSHSECRDGCDSHGSYHVLLSDGPVEKLTYTVIGGNAGYVNTVEFERETHARPDAGVHAAAGADRECEDPTACPPPRQS, via the exons ATGTGGGGCGCGACCGTGAAGGAGGGCGT CCAGAATCCTGTCTACTCCTATGAATGGGTTGTCAACGACCACTACTCCGGCATTGACTTCAGCCACTCGGAGTGCCGCGACGGCTGCGACTCCCATGGCTCCTACCACGTGCTGCTGTCCGACGGCCCTGTCGAGAAGCTCACCTACACCGTCATCGGGGGCAACGCCGGTTACGTGAACACCGTTGAGTTCGAGCGCGAGACACACGCACGCCCCGACGCAGGTGTACACGCAGCCGCCGGCGCCGAC CGGGAGTGTGAGGATCCTACAGCCTGCCCGCCACCCCGCCAGTCATAG
- the LOC127000527 gene encoding cuticle protein 7-like isoform X3 has product MSSLKVVAAVLALVAAGAARPDHGAGAPPPPPATYGAPPPTSYGQPEPENAPPKYEFNWEVKDQDSGNDFGQQESRDGDNTEGSYYVLLPDGRIQKVTYTVTKDGGYLATVEFEGETKQEHTGYGESSPPPQTYGPPTTPPAQTYGPPTTPPATYGLPTTPPATYGPPTTPPSIYGPPTPPPTTYGQPAAPGHA; this is encoded by the exons ATGTCTTCCCTGAAG GTTGTTGCCGCCGTGCTCGCCCTCGTGGCAGCCGGCGCCGCTCGCCCAGACCACGGAGCGGGAGCTCCGCCGCCTCCCCCGGCCACCTACGGGGCACCTCCACCCACCAGCTACGGTCAACCCGAGCCAGAGAATGCG CCACCCAAGTACGAATTCAACTGGGAGGTGAAGGACCAAGACTCCGGTAACGATTTCGGCCAACAGGAGTCCCGCGACGGCGACAACACCGAGGGATCCTACTACGTCCTCCTCCCCGACGGCCGCATCCAGAAGGTCACGTACACAGTGACCAAGGACGGCGGCTACTTGGCAACGGTGGAGTTCGAGGGGGAGACCAAGCAGGAGCACACGGGTTACGGCGAAAGCAGCCCCCCGCCCCAAACCTACGGACCACCAACCACCCCACCTGCCCAAACCTACGGACCACCAACCACCCCACCTGCCACCTATGGCCTGCCTACCACTCCTCCTGCCACCTACGGCCCACCCACCACTCCCCCTTCCATTTAcggcccccctaccccccctcccactACTTACGGTCAACCGGCTGCTCCCGGCCACGCCTAG